A single region of the Brachypodium distachyon strain Bd21 chromosome 3, Brachypodium_distachyon_v3.0, whole genome shotgun sequence genome encodes:
- the LOC100845703 gene encoding isoamylase 1, chloroplastic: MHMAMTIAAQVPCLCARPASLAGPRLRGAARRRPNARTARGGARKGVGAVRAAALEAQPLVEEGEDEDEEALVEVERHALGGACRVLAGMPGPLGATALAGGVNFAVYSGGATAAALCLFTPDDLKADRVTEEVPLDPEANRTGNVWHVFLEGGHLHDMLYGYRFDGAFAPHCGQRFDASAVVVDPYAKAVVSRGEYGVPAPGGECWPQMAGMIPLPYSTFDWQGDLPLRYPQKDLVIYEMHLRGFTKHDSSNVKHPGTFIGAVSKLDYLKELGVNCVELMPCHEFNELEYFTSSSKMNFWGYSTINFFSPMTRYASGGINNCGRDAINEFKTFVREAHKRGIEVILDVVFNHTAEGNENGPILSFRGIDNSTYYMLAPKGEFYNYSGCGNTFNCNHPVVREFIVDCLRYWVTEMHVDGFRFDLASIMTRGSSLWDPVNVYGDQIEGDMITTGTPLVTPPLIDMISNDPILGGVKLIAEAWDAGGLYQVGQFPHWNVWSEWNGKYRDIVRQFIKGTDGFAGGFAECLCGSPHLYQAGGRKPWHSINFVCAHDGFTLADLVTYNNKYNIPNGENNRDGENHNLSWNCGEEGEFARLSVRRLRKRQMRNFFVCLMVSQGVPMFCMGDEYGHTKGGNNNTYCHDHYVNYFRWDKKEQSSDLHRFCCLMTKFRKECECLALEDFPTAQRLQWHGHEPGKPDWSETSRFVAFSMKDETKGEIYVAFNASHLPTVVALPERTGCRWEPVVDTGKPAPYDFLTDDLPHRAFSIHQFSHFLSSSLYPMLSYSSIILVSRPDV; this comes from the exons ATGCACATGGCGATGACGATAGCGGCTCAGGTCCCCTGCCTCTGCGCGCGCCCCGCGTCCCTCGCCGGGCCGCGCctgcgcggcgcggcgcggcggcgacccaATGCGAGGACGGCGCGTGGCGGGGCTCGGAAGGGGGTCGGGGCAGTCCGTGCCGCGGCGTTGGAGGCGCAGCCGTTGGTGGAGGAAGgcgaggatgaggatgaggaggcgttggtggaggtggagaggCACGCGCTGGGCGGCGCGTGCAGGGTGCTCGCCGGAATGCCCGGGCCGCTCGGTGCCACCGCGCTCGCCGGCGGGGTCAACTTCGCCGTCTACTCGGGCggcgccacggccgccgcgcTCTGCCTCTTCACGCCCGACGACCTCAAGGCG GATAGGGTGACCGAGGAGGTGCCACTCGACCCCGAGGCCAACCGGACGGGGAACGTCTGGCACGTCTTCCTCGAAGGCGGCCACCTCCACGACATGCTCTACGGGTACAGGTTCGACGGCGCCTTCGCCCCTCACTGCGGCCAGCGCTTCGACGCCTCCGCTGTCGTGGTGGATCCTTATGCCAAG GCAGTGGTGAGCCGAGGAGAATACGGTGTTCCGGCGCCTGGCGGTGAATGCTGGCCTCAGATGGCTGGCATGATCCCTCTCCCATATAGTACG TTTGATTGGCAAGGCGACCTACCTCTCAGATATCCTCAGAAGGACCTTGTAATCTATGAGATGCATTTACGTGGATTCACAAAGCATGATTCAAGCAATGTAAAACATCCCGGAACTTTCATTGGGGCTGTGTCGAAGCTCGATTATTTGAAG GAGCTTGGAGTTAATTGTGTAGAGCTAATGCCCTGCCATGAGTTCAACGAGCTGGAGTACTTCACCTCCTCTTCGAA GATGAATTTCTGGGGATATTCTACCATAAACTTCTTTTCACCAATGACGAGATATGCATCAGGTGGGATAAACAACTGTGGGCGTGATGCCATAAATGAATTCAAAACTTTTGTAAGAGAGGCTCACAAACGGGGCATTGAG GTGATCCTGGATGTCGTCTTCAACCATACAGCTGAGGGTAACGAGAATGGTCCAATATTATCATTTAGGGGGATTGATAATAGTACATACTATATGCTTGCACCTAAG GGAGAGTTTTATAACTATTCTGGCTGTGGGAATACCTTCAACTGTAATCATCCTGTGGTCCGTGAATTTATTGTAGATTGTTTGAG GTACTGGGTGACGGAAATGCATGTTGATGGTTTTCGTTTTGATCTTGCATCTATAATGACCAGAGGTTCCAG TCTCTGGGATCCTGTTAATGTGTATGGAGACCAAATAGAAGGTGACATGATTACAACAGGGACACCTCTTGTGACTCCACCACTTATTGACATGATCAGCAATGACCCAATTCTTGGAGGTGTCAAG CTCATTGCTGAAGCATGGGATGCAGGAGGTCTCTATCAAGTAGGACAATTTCCTCACTGGAATGTTTGGTCAGAATGGAATGGGAAG TACCGGGACATTGTGCGTCAATTCATCAAAGGAACGGATGGATTTGCTGGTGGTTTTGCTGAATGCCTTTGTGGAAGTCCACACCTATACCAG GCAGGAGGAAGGAAACCTTGGCACAGTATCAACTTTGTATGTGCACATGATGGATTTACATTGGCTGATTTGGTGACGTATAATAACAAGTATAATATACCAAATGGTGAGAACAACAGAGATGGAGAAAATCACAATCTTAGCTGGAATTGTGGGGAG GAAGGAGAATTCGCAAGATTGTCAGTCAGAAGATTGAGGAAGAGGCAAATGCGTAATTTCTTTGTTTGTCTCATGGTTTCTCAA GGAGTTCCGATGTTCTGCATGGGCGATGAATACGGACATACAAAAGGaggcaacaacaacacataCTGCCATGACCATTAT GTCAATTATTTCCGCTGGGATAAAAAAGAGCAATCCTCTGACTTGCACCGATTCTGCTGCCTCATGACCAAATTCCGAAA AGAGTGTGAATGTCTTGCCCTCGAGGACTTCCCAACGGCCCAACGGTTGCAATGGCATGGTCAtgagcctgggaagcctgacTGGTCTGAGACAAGCCGTTTCGTCGCCTTTTCCATG AAGGACGAAACAAAAGGCGAGATCTATGTGGCTTTCAACGCCAGCCACTTGCCGACCGTTGTCGCACTCCCGGAGCGCACAGGGTGCCGGTGGGAACCGGTGGTCGACACAGGCAAGCCAGCACCGTACGACTTCCTCACCGACGACCTACCTCACCGCGCTTTCAGCATCCACCAGTTCTCCCACTTCCTCAGCTCTAGTCTCTACCCCATGCTCAGCTACTCTTCCATCATCCTTGTATCGCGCCCCGATGTCTAA
- the LOC100830128 gene encoding uncharacterized protein LOC100830128 isoform X2, whose product MAAVQWCSCSAASLNRWCHRPSPSPPTMSTARHRHPRRIGCVSVPRELAAATAAEAPPEIEAAMEEEGVVECQECGGAGWLLCGFCKGKKNNVKSESSPRIYRRCPTCKAAGYILCARCRVYRCITFPETADT is encoded by the exons ATGGCGGCGGTGCAATGGTGTAGCTGCAGCGCGGCGAGCCTGAACCGCTGGTGCcaccgcccgtcgccgtcgccgccgaccaTGTCAACGGCCCGGCACCGGCATCCGAGGAGGATCGGCTGCGTCTCTGTCCCCAGGGAGCtcgccgcggccacggcggcggaggcaccGCCGGAGATTGAGGCAGCCATGGAG GAAGAAGGTGTAGTAGAGTGCCAggagtgcggcggcgccgggtgGCTGCTGTGCGGCTTCTGCAAAGGGAAGAAGAACAACGTCAAGTCGGAGAGCAGCCCAAGGATCTACCGCCGCTGCCCCACCTGCAAAGCC GCAGGGTACATCCTGTGCGCGAGGTGCAGGGTCTACAGGTGCATCACGTTCCCGGAGACCGCCGACACGTGA
- the LOC100830128 gene encoding uncharacterized protein LOC100830128 isoform X1, with product MAAVQWCSCSAASLNRWCHRPSPSPPTMSTARHRHPRRIGCVSVPRELAAATAAEAPPEIEAAMEEEGVVECQECGGAGWLLCGFCKGKKNNVKSESSPRIYRRCPTCKAGTSCARGAGSTGASRSRRPPTRDPTEAYICAAVYLSFVHVD from the exons ATGGCGGCGGTGCAATGGTGTAGCTGCAGCGCGGCGAGCCTGAACCGCTGGTGCcaccgcccgtcgccgtcgccgccgaccaTGTCAACGGCCCGGCACCGGCATCCGAGGAGGATCGGCTGCGTCTCTGTCCCCAGGGAGCtcgccgcggccacggcggcggaggcaccGCCGGAGATTGAGGCAGCCATGGAG GAAGAAGGTGTAGTAGAGTGCCAggagtgcggcggcgccgggtgGCTGCTGTGCGGCTTCTGCAAAGGGAAGAAGAACAACGTCAAGTCGGAGAGCAGCCCAAGGATCTACCGCCGCTGCCCCACCTGCAAAGCC GGTACATCCTGTGCGCGAGGTGCAGGGTCTACAGGTGCATCACGTTCCCGGAGACCGCCGACACGTGATCCAACGGAGGCATATATATGTGCAGCAGTTTATTTATCTTTCGTCCATGTAGATTGA
- the LOC100846314 gene encoding uncharacterized protein LOC100846314, translating to MAGPTEQNVPFDESESEEESWDAEQYLLAPRAPRSPNAPFVGPGGDRGWRSAGEGEDEDEDEEECWVAPRAPPRSPNAAFVGEGAGSGSSAGEDDERGSLSPRRWRPGIAGRRNPRKADLFRGLDAGCQLRRIFSTPLPPPPPPKKKKTAAEEAAEDSAPIWPPRSSWWKKFCDLSAMKYHPTNPAIPALNPDENSSSHPPPEKSQEQVGQEMIPESASEQTVVYENGQGEKDLPVQTQKKKLIIDTYCVQCNKCKKWRIIPTKQKYEEIREKLPSGPFSCEHASEWKPGVTCDDPTDASLDDGKFWAIDKQGIPQTPLEWDRTISIRSEGCIRFADVYYFTPTGLMLRSKLDVGRYLDENPQCDAVIEQFSFATPVPLKGDYVRKRPRQSKPLQIEEVPPLVCAPPIHVDIMHKNMLVPYEGARPSSDVSQDQLLG from the exons ATGGCCGGCCCCACGGAACAGAACGTGCCATTTGACGAGAgcgagagcgaggaggagtCTTGGGACGCGGAGCAGTATTTGCTGGCTCCTCGCGCTCCCCGCTCTCCCAACGCGCCTTTCGTCGGCCCCGGCGGCGACCGCGGGTGGCGCTCCgcgggcgagggcgaggacgaggacgaggacgaggaggagtgtTGGGTGGCTCCTCGCGCCCCTCCGCGTTCTCCCAACGCGGCCTTCGTCGGCGAGGGCGCGGGGTCGGGTTCTTCCgcgggcgaggacgacgagcggGGTTCTCTTTCCccgcgccggtggcggccCGGCATCGCGGGGCGGCGGAACCCGCGCAAGGCCGACCTGTTCCGTGGCCTCGACGCGGGCTGCCAACTCAGGAGGATTTTCAgcacgccgttgccgccgccgccgccaccgaagaagaagaagactgcggcggaggaggcggcggaggactcCGCGCCCATCTGGCCGCCGCGCAGCTCCTGGTGGAAGAAATTCTG TGACCTGAGTGCCATGAAGTACCACCCAACAAATCCAGCAATTCCCGCGCTCAATCCTGATGAGAATTCATCATCTCATCCACCACCGGAGAAGAGCCAGGAGCAGGTTGGCCAGGAGATGATACCTGAAAGTGCATCAGAACAGACCGTTGTTTATGAGAATGGTCAGGGAGAAAAGGACCTCCCTGTTCAAacccaaaaaaagaaattaatcATTGACACATATTGTGTGCAATGTaataaatgcaaaaaatggagGATTATTCCTACCAAACAGAAGTACGAAGAAATCCGGGAGAAACTTCCTAGTGGTCCATTTTCTTGCGAACATGCTAGCGAGTGGAAGCCTGGAGTTACATGTGATGATCCAACAGATGCATCTCTGGATGACGGCAAGTTCTGGGCGATTGATAAACAAGGCATCCCTCAGACTCCTCTTGAGTGGGACAGGACAATATCAATTAGATCCGAAGGGTGTATCAGATTTGCCGACGT GTACTATTTCACACCTACAGGACTAATGCTAAGATCAAAGCTTGATGTTGGAAG GTATCTTGATGAAAACCCGCAGTGTGATGCTGTCATAGAACAGTTTTCATTCGCCACACCTGTACCTCTAAAAGGGGATTACGTAAGAAAGCGTCCTCGTCAGTCAAAGCCTCTTCAAATAGAAGAAG TGCCACCGCTAGTCTGCGCTCCTCCAATTCATGTTGATATCATGCACAAAAACATGCTGGTCCCGTACGAAGGAGCTCGGCCCTCATCTGATGTGTCCCAGGATCAACTTTTGGGATGA
- the LOC100846009 gene encoding uncharacterized protein LOC100846009 yields MVVLMEYVAPAAGAGVGMATKRKGAEEPGLFACSAGDWDGDGGVPLSCRATKIRRLESADLDAPAVSVGAGHGDDAMMGEELETEQMPAPVAAGGEKAVVLYEPQAGAASSDGGHGIVGLWRRLRPWAAPDWVRDMLREADGRTVRALLSGSGCAQEDDSANAAALAVVPWSSAPAPSASTDQASSSSMAAAETSEEEDAEGAAAMDIEEEEDNPGHQHQTAQTFGPPAGCREGGWSSLYRWPQQQQPAMPLPAVGQARPVTWSW; encoded by the coding sequence ATGGTGGTGCTCATGGAGTACGTCGCccccgcggccggcgccggcgtcggcatgGCGACGAAGAGGAAGGGCGCGGAGGAGCCGGGCTTGTTCGCGTGCTCCGCCGGCGACtgggacggcgacggcggcgtcccTCTCTCGTGCCGGGCGACCAAGATTAGGCGACTGGAGAGCGCCGATCTCGACGCGCCAGCCGTGAGCGTCGGGGCGGGTCATGGCGACGACGCCATGATGGGGGAGGAATTAGAGACGGAGCAGATGCCGGCGCCCGTGGCCGCGGGCGGGGAGAAGGCGGTGGTGCTGTACGAGCCCCAGGCCGGCGCCGCGTCCTCTGACGGCGGGCACGGCATCGTCGGACTGTGGAGGCGGCTCCGGCCGTGGGCGGCGCCCGATTGGGTCCGCGACATGCTGCGGGAGGCGGACGGCCGGACGGTGCGGGCGCTGCTGTCCGGCTCCGGCTGCGCGCAGGAAGACGACTCCGCCAACGCCGCAGCCCTGGCCGTGGTCCCTTGGTCCTCCGCGCCCGCGCCATCAGCATCGACGGATCaggcctcgtcgtcgtccatggcggccgcggagACGTCGGAAGAGGAAGATGCCGAGGGAGCAGCGGCGATGGacatcgaggaagaagaagacaatcCAGGCCATCAACATCAGACGGCCCAGACATTCGGGCCGCCAGCAGGCTGCCGCGAGGGAGGCTGGAGCAGCCTGTACCGCtggccgcagcagcagcagcccgccATGCCGCTGCCGGCAGTCGGGCAGGCGAGGCCGGTGACGTGGTCGTGGTGA
- the LOC100845403 gene encoding glycosyltransferase family protein 64 C3: protein MPSLRHHIVLLAAALTFVAAAAGGGGEEERAAACDEASWPQEANLRPDRLTVLLSGYSERRLPLLRPIAASYASHPLVLAVVILWCNPSTPSSLLRRLHPFPPSISLHRTSSPSLNARFLPLRSVIRTAAVAVADDDLLPDAAAISFAFATWQQHQHHNQSSRLVGLFPRSHHLDLAQARWAYTAASASSTSSSSPLRYSIVLTKFMLLSPALLRRYSCSPDLAAARAVVDRERNCEDILMNFVAAEASGEGPVLVEAGSVRDWGDPRNDDDDADAMKGVGLSGQAGMAHWEKRGGCITEFHRLLGRMPLRYSYGKVVPAGGGSEQGLCSKHGRLVPCDDQRQ from the coding sequence ATGCCGTCGTTGCGCCACCACATTGTTCTCCTCGCTGCGGCACTTACCTTCGTCGCGGCAgccgccggaggcggaggagaagaagagcgggcggcggcctgcGACGAGGCGTCCTGGCCGCAGGAGGCGAACCTCCGGCCGGACCGGCTGACGGTGCTCCTGAGCGGGTACTCGGAGCGGCGgctcccgctcctccgccCCATCGCCGCCTCCTACGCCTCCCACCCTCTGGTCCTCGCCGTCGTCATCCTCTGGTGCAACCCCTCCACCCcatcctccctcctccgccgcctccatccaTTCCCcccctccatctccctccaccGCACATCCTCGCCCTCCCTCAACGCCCGCTTCCTCCCGCTCCGCTCCGTCAtccgcaccgccgccgtcgccgtcgccgacgacgacttgctccccgacgccgccgccatctccttcGCCTTCGCCACCTGGCAGCAACACCAACACCACAACCAGTCGTCCCGGCTCGTGGGCCTCTTCCCGCGGTCCCACCACCTGGACCTGGCCCAGGCCCGGTGGGCCTACACCGCGGCCTCGGCATCTTCtacgtcttcttcttccccgctgCGCTACTCCATCGTGCTCACCAAGTTCATGCTCCTCTCGcccgccctcctccgccgctacTCCTGCTcccccgacctcgccgccgcgcgcgccgtggTGGACCGGGAGCGCAACTGCGAGGACATCCTCATGAacttcgtcgccgccgaggcaTCCGGGGAGGGCCCCGTGCTCGTCGAGGCCGGCAGCGTCAGGGACTGGGGCGACCCGaggaacgacgacgacgatgccgATGCGATGAAGGGCGTGGGGCTGAGCGGGCAGGCGGGGATGGCGCATTGGGAGAAGAGAGGGGGATGCATCACGGAGTTCCACCGGCTGCTGGGGAGGATGCCGCTGAGGTATAGCTACGGGAAGGTGgtgccggccggcggcggaagcgAGCAGGGGCTCTGCAGCAAACACGGCCGCCTAGTCCCCTGCGACGACCAGAGACAGTGA
- the LOC112271777 gene encoding transcription factor MYB80-like, with protein sequence MQPRGRGERMSAAVKKGPWTAEEDEVLRRHVREHGACEWSSIRSRGLLPRTGKSCRLRWVNKLRPNLKTGCKFSAEEERVVIELQAQFGNKWARIATYLPGRTDNDVKNFWSTRQKRLARILRAPLRPRTRRSAAAAKRQIRAGGSGAVSSSSPSTAAAPSHSQELLPTGQASEPLYQVQDHRPCFDMIPFHEPTMHDHHIIGQSWSQEPPPLTQCADAGKQNGEYLCQVQVRERPCFPTIPFQQPPPLPTTRHYIIGQSSQEPPSPPPMANPRCADTSLLFPGLLGPGPVPPSPVAGFASATGICGSSSYGAAPPALSFHHPLSFLCAGDPTPMVDPAATLAGNGGVPYLEPKPEQAQQPPPLGFFGLEEEYVDEYGLLGGLVRRDTIFDDLAPEMFDFFELSPSPPPPSTGL encoded by the exons ATGCAGCCGCGTGGGCGTGGCGAGAGGATgtcggcggcggtgaagaAGGGGCcgtggacggcggaggaggacgaggtgCTGCGGCGGCACGTCCGGGAGCACGGCGCCTGCGAGTGGAGCTCCATCCGGtcccgcggcctcctcccccgcACCGGCAAGTCCTGCCGCCTCCGCTGGGTCAACAAGCTCCGCCCAAACCTCAAGAC GGGTTGCAAGTtctcggcggaggaggagcgggtgGTGATCGAGCTGCAGGCGCAGTTCGGGAACAAGTGGGCGAGGATCGCCACGTACCTGCCGGGCAGGACGGACAATGATGTCAAGAACTTCTGGAGCACGCGCCAGAAGCGCCTCGCCAGGATCCTCAGGGCGCCGCTGCGCCCGCGCACCAGgaggtccgccgccgccgccaagcggCAGAtccgcgccggcggcagcggcgctgtttcttcttcttccccttccacTGCCGCGGCGCCATCACATTCGCAGGAGTTGCTGCCGACAGGCCAGGCTTCCGAG CCTCTGTACCAGGTTCAGGATCACCGTCCCTGCTTCGACATGATCCCCTTCCACGAGCCGACGATGCACGATCACCACATCATCGGCCAGAGTTGGAGCCAAgaaccgccgccgctcactcaatgcgccgacgccggcaagCAGAATGGCGAG TATCTATGCCAGGTTCAGGTTCGGGAGCGTCCCTGCTTCCCCACGATCCCTTTCCAACAGCCACCGCCGTTGCCGACGACGCGCCACTACATCATCGGTCAGAGCAGTCAAgaaccgccgtcgccgccgccgatggccAACCCTCGGTGCGCCGACACGTCATTATTGTTCCCAGGACTGCTTGGCCCCGGACCCGTCCCACCGTCTCCGGTCGCCGGGTTCGCATCCGCCACAGGAATATGCGGCAGCTCGTCCTACGGTGCCGCCCCTCCAGCTCTTTCTTTCCACCACCCGCTGTCCTTCCTCTGCGCCGGTGACCCCACGCCGATGGTCGATCCGGCCGCCACACTTGCGGGCAATGGCGGCGTCCCCTACTTGGAGCCGAAACCGGagcaggcgcagcagccgcctCCTCTCGGGTTCTTTGGGCTGGAGGAGGAATACGTTGACGAGTATGGTCTCCTCGGCGGGTTGGTGCGGCGGGACACGATTTTCGATGACCTTGCACCAGAGATGTTTGACTTCTTTGAGCtctcgccatcgccgccgccgccgtccactgGTTTGTAG